Genomic DNA from Nitrospinota bacterium:
TTTTATGAGTCACCCGCCGCATGTCCCCCTGTTCTTTTGATAGTCCGTTGAGCCCGGCGGGCAACGCTCCCCCCGCGCGCATCGAATCGGCATTGGATGTCACCAGCCGGAACACGCGGTTGATGAAACGGGAGGCTCCGTCTATACCCGCGTCCTCCCACTCCAGATCACGCTCCGGCGGGGCGGCGAACAATATGAACAGCCGCGTGGCGTCCGCGCCGTATTTATCAGCCATCTCGTCCAGCGGCACCACGTTCCCCTTGGACTTGCTCATTTTCGCCCCGTTCTTTATCACCATTCCCTGCGTAAGGAGCCGTGCGAAAGGCTCCGGGCCGGAGACTGCGCCGATGTCCTTCAGGAACCGTGTGAAGAAGCGTGCGTACAGCAGGTGAAGCACGGCGTGTTCTATGCCGCCCACATACTGGTCCACCGGCATCCAGTAGTCCACGTCCTTCTTGTCCACCATGGCGCTGTCGCACCGGGCGGAGGCGTATCTGTTGAAGTACCATGACGAGCACGCAAAGGTGTCCATGGTGTCGGTCTCGCGCCGTGCGTCGCCGCCGCATTTGGGGCATGTGGTGTTTATGAACTCGTCCGATGTGGCCAGTGGCGATATGCCGCTTTCCGGGAATTCGATGTCCGTGGGCAGGATCACCGGCAGATGCTCGTCCGGCACGCGAACAACGCCGCATTTATCGCAATAAACTATCGGTATCGGGGCGCCCCAATAACGCTGGCGGCTCACCCCCCAGTCCCGCAGGCGGTAGTTCACCGCCCCGGACCCGCTCTTGCTCTCCTCCAGGTATTCGATCACCTTGATGATGCCGTCGGGCCTGTTGGCAAGTCCGTCGAACTGGCCGGAGTTGACCATGATCCCGTCCCCTGCGAAAGCCTCGCTCATCGCCTCCGCGTCCAGTTCGCTTGAGTCAAAGCCGGTCTGGCCTTTCGGGTGGATGACGATCTTCACCGGCAGGTCGTACTTTATTGCGAAGTCCAGGTCCCTCTGGTCGTGCGCGGGGACGCTCATGATGGCGCCGTGGCCATACTCTATAAGGACGAAGTTTGCGATCCAAATGGGAAGCATCTCCCCGTTCATGGGGTTTATGGCGTACCGCCCCGTGAACACCCCCTTTTTCTCCGCCCCCTCGGCGGACCGCTCGATACGATCCTGGTTGATTATCTCGGCGATGAAGCTTTCAACGTCGTTTTCCAGCTCAGAACCTTTCGCAAGCGCGCGGCTTATCGGATGCTCCGGCGCCAG
This window encodes:
- a CDS encoding leucine--tRNA ligase, which gives rise to MSDFYDFRAIEKKWQDIWESEKTFKAERDPARPKYYLLEMFPYPSGKLHVGHLRNYTIGDALARKKRMEGYNVLHPIGWDAFGLPAENAAILHKSHPHKWTISNIAEMRRQFTIMGISYDWDREVATCHPGYYRWTQWIFARMFDEGLAYRKKSLVNWCHSCHTVLANEQVINGQCWRCDSQVTQQEREGWFLKITHYAEELLAGLESLKEGWPERVLTMQNNWIGKSIGAEVDFPIEGGGTIRVFTTRPDTLFGASFIALAPEHPISRALAKGSELENDVESFIAEIINQDRIERSAEGAEKKGVFTGRYAINPMNGEMLPIWIANFVLIEYGHGAIMSVPAHDQRDLDFAIKYDLPVKIVIHPKGQTGFDSSELDAEAMSEAFAGDGIMVNSGQFDGLANRPDGIIKVIEYLEESKSGSGAVNYRLRDWGVSRQRYWGAPIPIVYCDKCGVVRVPDEHLPVILPTDIEFPESGISPLATSDEFINTTCPKCGGDARRETDTMDTFACSSWYFNRYASARCDSAMVDKKDVDYWMPVDQYVGGIEHAVLHLLYARFFTRFLKDIGAVSGPEPFARLLTQGMVIKNGAKMSKSKGNVVPLDEMADKYGADATRLFILFAAPPERDLEWEDAGIDGASRFINRVFRLVTSNADSMRAGGALPAGLNGLSKEQGDMRRVTHKTIARVSADFERFQFNTAIAAIMEFVNALTAFKPVDDMGRNVFREAVETLLKLLQPIIPHTACELWEMTGSKTPLVSTPWPKADAECMVSDELLVVVQVNGKLRGKVTVPAGASGAELEKAALADEKVAAALEGKQVKKVIVVPGKLVNIVVG